Proteins from a single region of Gossypium arboreum isolate Shixiya-1 chromosome 1, ASM2569848v2, whole genome shotgun sequence:
- the LOC108482960 gene encoding ATPase 11, plasma membrane-type, protein MGDKNEVLEAVLKETVDLENIPIEEVFENLRCSREGLTTEAAEERLTIFGHNKLEEKKESKFLKFLGFMWNPLSWVMEAAAIMAIALANGGGKPPDWQDFVGIITLLVINSTISFIEENNAGNAAAALMARLAPKAKVLRDGRWNEQDAAILVPGDIISIKLGDIIPADARLLEGDPLKIDQSALTGESLPVTKGPGDGIYSGSTCKQGEIEAVVIATGVHTFFGKAAHLVDTTNQVGHFQKVLTAIGNFCICSIAVGMVIEIIVMYPIQDRDYRPGIDNLLVLLIGGIPIAMPTVLSVTMAIGSHRLSQQGAITKRMTAIEEMAGMDVLCSDKTGTLTLNKLTVDKNLIEVFAKGVDADTVVLMAARASRTENQDAIDSAIVGMLADPKEARAGIREVHFLPFNPTDKRTALTYIDSDGKMHRVSKGAPEQILHLAHNKTDIERRVHAVIDKFAERGLRSLAVAYQEVPDGRKESPGGPWQFIGLMPLFDPPRHDSAETIRRALNLGVNVKMITGDQLAIGKETGRRLGMGTNMYPSSALLGQDKDESIAALPVDELIEKADGFAGVFPEHKYEIVKRLQARKHICGMTGDGVNDAPALKKADIGIAVADATDAARSASDIVLTEPGLSVIISAVLTSRAIFQRMKNYTIYAVSITIRIVLGFMLLALIWKFDFPPFMVLIIAILNDGTIMTISKDRVKPSPLPDSWKLAEIFTTGIVLGSYLAVMTVIFFWAAYKTNFFPRVFGVATLEKTAHDDIKKLASAVYLQVSIISQALIFVTRSRSWSFVERPGLLLLAAFVIAQLIATLIAVYANWSFAAIEGIGWGWAGVIWLYNIIFYIPLDFIKFFIRYALSGRAWDLVIEQRIAFTRQKDFGKEQRELQWAHAQRTLHGLQAPDTKMFTERTHFTELNQMAEEAKRRAEIARLRELHTLKGHVESVVRLKNLDIDTIQQAYTV, encoded by the exons ATGGGGGATAAAAATGAAGTCTTGGAGGCTGTATTGAAGGAAACTGTGGATTTG gAAAATATACCCATTGAAGAAGTTTTTGAGAATCTGAGATGTAGCAGAGAAGGTCTCACTACTGAGGCTGCTGAAGAAAGGCTGACCATTTTTGGACACAACAAGCTTGAAGAGAAAAAG GAGAGCAAATTcttgaagtttttgggctttaTGTGGAATCCTCTCTCATGGGTTATGGAAGCTGCTGCTATCATGGCCATTGCTCTTGCAAATGGAGGA GGAAAGCCACCAGATTGGCAAGACTTTGTTGGTATCATAACTCTGCTTGTCATCAACTCCACCATCAGTTTTATCGAGGAAAATAATGCTGGTAATGCTGCCGCCGCATTAATGGCTCGTCTTGCCCCTAAAGCAAAG GTTCTTCGAGATGGAAGGTGGAACGAGCAAGATGCTGCTATTTTGGTTCCCGGAGACATAATAAGTATCAAACTAGGTGATATTATTCCTGCTGATGCCCGATTACTTGAGGGTGATCCGCTTAAAATTGATCAG TCTGCACTAACGGGAGAGTCCCTTCCTGTAACTAAAGGACCTGGTGATGGGATTTACTCTGGTTCTACTTGCAAACAAGGAGAGATCGAAGCTGTGGTTATTGCCACTGGTGTCCATACTTTCTTCGGGAAGGCGGCTCACCTTGTTGATACCACTAACCAAGTTGGTCATTTCCAGAAGGTCTTGACAGCAATAGGAAACTTCTGCATATGTTCTATTGCAGTTGGGATGGTAATAGAGATAATTGTGATGTATCCAATTCAAGACCGGGATTACCGTCCTGGAATTGACAATCTTCTTGTCCTTCTCATTGGTGGGATCCCGATTGCCATGCCTACAGTTTTGTCAGTTACCATGGCTATCGGTTCTCATAGGCTATCCCAGCAG GGGGCAATCACAAAGAGAATGACTGCAATTGAGGAAATGGCGGGCATGGATGTTCTTTGTAGTGATAAGACTGGAACACTGACACTGAACAAACTTACAGTTGACAAAAATCTTATTGAG GTGTTTGCCAAAGGAGTAGATGCAGACACTGTAGTTCTGATGGCGGCCCGAGCCTCTAGAACAGAGAACCAAGATGCTATAGATTCTGCAATTGTTGGTATGCTGGCTGATCCAAAGGAG GCACGTGCAGGCATTCGGGAAGTACACTTCCTTCCATTCAATCCTACTGATAAGAGAACAGCTCTAACCTATATTGACAGTGATGGCAAAATGCACAGAGTTAGTAAAGGTGCACCTGAGCAG ATCTTACATCTTGCACACAATAAGACAGACATTGAGAGAAGAGTTCATGCAGTCATTGATAAGTTTGCTGAACGAGGTTTACGATCTCTTGCAGTGGCATACCAG GAAGTTCCAGACGGAAGAAAGGAGAGCCCTGGTGGTCCATGGCAGTTCATTGGTCTCATGCCTCTCTTTGATCCCCCTCGTCATGATAGTGCCGAGACAATTAGGAGAGCTTTGAACCTTGGAGTAAATGTCAAAATGATTACAG GAGATCAACTGGCAATTGGAAAGGAGACTGGGCGCCGTTTGGGCATGGGAACCAACATGTATCCTTCGTCTGCTTTGTTAGGACAGGACAAGGATGAATCTATAGCTGCTTTGCCAGTTGATGAACTAATTGAGAAAGCTGATGGCTTTGCTGGTGTTTTCCCTG AGCACAAATACGAAATTGTGAAACGCTTGCAAGCCAGGAAACATATCTGTGGCATGACTGGCGATGGAGTTAATGATGCTCCTGCTCTTAAGAAAGCTGACATCGGGATAGCTGTGGCTGATGCAACTGATGCAGCACGTAGTGCTTCTGACATTGTCCTTACTGAACCTGGACTTAGTGTCATCATCAGTGCTGTCTTGACCAGTCGTGCCATTTTCCAAAGGATGAAAAATTACACT ATTTATGCAGTTTCCATCACGATCCGTATTGTG TTGGGATTCATGCTGTTGGCCCTCATCTGGAAATTCGACTTTCCACCATTCATGGTGCTTATTATTGCTATCCTCAATGATG GTACCATTATGACGATATCCAAAGATAGGGTCAAACCATCACCTCTACCAGATAGCTGGAAGCTGGCGGAAATTTTCACTACTGGAATTGTTCTTGGTAGTTACTTGGCAGTAATGACGGTTATATTCTTTTGGGCTGCATACAAGACCAACTTTTTCCCG CGTGTATTTGGGGTGGCAACTCTTGAGAAAACAGCTCATGATGACATCAAAAAGCTTGCCTCAGCTGTATATTTGCAAGTGAGCATTATAAGTCAGGCCCTAATATTTGTAACTCGATCTAGAAGTTGGTCCTTTGTTGAGCGTCCGGGTTTACTACTATTGGCGGCCTTTGTCATAGCTCAGTTG ATTGCTACTCTTATTGCTGTGTATGCCAATTGGAGCTTTGCTGCAATTGAAGGGATCGGATGGGGTTGGGCTGGTGTGATCTGGCTTTATAATATTATCTTCTATATCCCACTTGATTTCATCAAGTTCTTCATTCGCTATGCTTTGAGTGGCCGGGCGTGGGATCTTGTTATTGAGCAAAGG ATTGCTTTCACAAGGCAAAAGGATTTCGGAAAAGAGCAACGTGAGCTTCAATGGGCGCATGCACAGAGAACATTGCATGGTTTGCAGGCACCTGATACTAAGATGTTTACGGAGCGAACCCATTTCACAGAGCTGAACCAAATGGCTGAGGAAGCCAAAAGGAGAGCAGAAATTGCTAG GTTGAGAGAACTGCATACACTGAAAGGGCATGTGGAATCGGTGGTGAGATTGAAGAACCTGGACATAGACACAATCCAGCAAGCGTACACGGTGTAA